The following coding sequences lie in one Fimbriimonadaceae bacterium genomic window:
- a CDS encoding chemotaxis protein CheA, with translation MSTELDMSQYRDLFLQEADEMLEVLEQETLKLETDPALERLQSIFRAAHTLKGSSRAMGFDSFAQLTHEMENLLDRLRAGQQEVTTDVTDVLLGCLDRLGQMKDAIAEGGSDKLECNDLVERLQVLIAEGGAEAPTPKAKKSKAKEEAAAPAESEKSNDYDARFTEKLDDSVLDALKQAQTQAPVYIARFVLSEECVMKYVRSFMAISVVQESGELLATLPDQEKLEEEKFDNEFELFFQSTESPELIKSKFAGIGEVVWYDVRPWLSESGAEVEATATADASTPTVEEEKPEAAETKTPEPAKPAGPAQKKYDTGQTVRVDVARLDELMNLVGELVIDRTRVAQIGAVLAAKYDFDENIEALAETVGHVARITSDLQDQIMKARMLPIETVFNRFPRMVRDLAHKIGKDIKLELEGGETELDRSVIEVIGDPLMHILRNSVDHGVEMPEDRTKAGKPAQGKVVVSARHQENHIVIEITDDGKGIDVERVKAKALQTGVITKDQSDRMSEKEALQLIFASGLSTAEKVTDVSGRGVGMDVVRSNIQKLGGIIDLETTMGEGSKFSLRLPLTLAIIRGLLVRVSGVVYVLPLGSVIETMLMDKADIQSVAKREVVVIRGMTTPLVRLRKVFSSRNYTAEEKKDQEFVVIVGLAEQRVGLVVDSLVGEQEVVIKSLNRFCGDVRGVSGATILGDGNVALITDVNGIIAKENSS, from the coding sequence ATGAGCACCGAACTGGATATGTCCCAATATCGTGATCTCTTTCTGCAAGAAGCAGATGAGATGCTGGAAGTCCTTGAGCAGGAAACTCTCAAACTTGAGACCGACCCTGCTCTTGAGCGCCTCCAGTCGATTTTCCGAGCGGCACACACCCTGAAGGGTTCGAGCCGTGCGATGGGATTCGATTCCTTTGCCCAGCTCACGCATGAAATGGAGAACCTTCTGGACCGGCTTCGTGCTGGACAACAGGAAGTCACCACCGACGTTACCGACGTCCTGCTTGGATGTTTGGACCGTTTGGGTCAGATGAAGGATGCGATTGCCGAGGGTGGCAGCGACAAGCTCGAATGCAATGACCTTGTCGAGCGATTGCAGGTGCTGATCGCAGAGGGAGGAGCAGAGGCTCCCACCCCGAAAGCAAAGAAGTCCAAAGCGAAGGAAGAGGCAGCGGCTCCGGCTGAGAGTGAGAAATCCAACGATTACGACGCAAGGTTTACGGAAAAGCTAGACGACAGCGTGCTTGATGCGCTGAAGCAGGCACAGACTCAAGCTCCGGTGTATATTGCGCGGTTTGTCCTTTCCGAAGAGTGCGTGATGAAGTACGTGCGATCGTTCATGGCGATCAGCGTGGTTCAGGAGAGCGGGGAACTGCTCGCCACACTTCCAGATCAGGAAAAGCTCGAAGAGGAGAAGTTCGACAACGAATTCGAACTATTCTTCCAATCAACAGAGTCCCCCGAACTCATCAAGTCGAAGTTTGCCGGGATTGGGGAGGTCGTATGGTACGACGTCCGGCCTTGGCTCTCGGAGTCCGGTGCAGAAGTAGAAGCTACGGCTACTGCCGACGCATCCACACCGACAGTGGAAGAGGAGAAGCCGGAGGCTGCGGAAACCAAGACACCCGAGCCCGCTAAACCGGCTGGTCCGGCTCAGAAGAAGTACGACACGGGCCAGACCGTGCGTGTGGACGTTGCGCGCCTCGACGAGTTGATGAATCTTGTCGGCGAGTTGGTTATCGACAGAACGCGTGTTGCCCAGATTGGAGCGGTGCTTGCGGCAAAGTATGACTTCGACGAGAACATCGAAGCTCTCGCCGAGACGGTTGGGCATGTGGCTCGCATTACCAGCGACCTTCAAGACCAGATCATGAAGGCGCGAATGCTTCCGATTGAGACGGTCTTCAACCGATTCCCACGAATGGTGCGCGACCTTGCCCACAAGATCGGTAAGGACATCAAGCTGGAGCTCGAAGGCGGTGAGACCGAGCTTGACCGAAGTGTCATCGAAGTTATTGGCGACCCGCTGATGCACATTTTGCGAAACAGCGTCGATCACGGTGTTGAGATGCCCGAGGATCGAACGAAGGCAGGAAAGCCAGCTCAGGGCAAAGTCGTGGTCTCGGCGCGACACCAAGAGAACCATATCGTTATTGAGATCACCGACGACGGAAAGGGCATTGACGTCGAGCGAGTTAAGGCCAAGGCGCTTCAGACCGGCGTGATTACCAAAGACCAATCCGACCGAATGTCGGAGAAAGAGGCGCTTCAACTTATCTTTGCAAGCGGGTTGAGCACGGCTGAGAAGGTTACGGATGTGAGCGGCCGCGGCGTTGGCATGGACGTCGTGCGATCGAACATTCAGAAGCTTGGCGGAATTATCGACCTTGAGACGACGATGGGTGAGGGCTCCAAATTCAGCCTTCGACTTCCGCTGACTCTGGCGATTATTCGCGGACTGCTCGTTCGGGTTTCTGGAGTCGTTTATGTGCTTCCGCTTGGCAGCGTCATCGAGACGATGCTGATGGACAAAGCAGATATTCAGAGCGTGGCTAAGAGGGAGGTTGTTGTCATTCGTGGCATGACCACTCCGCTCGTAAGATTAAGAAAAGTTTTTTCTTCCCGTAACTATACGGCTGAGGAGAAAAAAGACCAAGAATTTGTAGTGATTGTCGGCCTTGCTGAGCAACGTGTTGGCTTAGTTGTTGACAGTTTGGTTGGGGAGCAAGAGGTCGTCATCAAATCACTCAATAGGTTCTGCGGAGATGTCCGTGGCGTTAGCGGTGCGACGATCCTTGGGGATGGAAATGTTGCGCTGATCACCGATGTAAACGGGATTATCGCGAAGGAGAACAGTAGTTAA